The Symbiobacterium terraclitae region AGGTGGGCGGCCGCTACTCGGTGCTGACCGCGGTGGGCCTGCTGCCCATCGCCGCCGCCGGCATCGACATCGCGCAGCTGATGGCCGGCGCGGCCTCCGCCATGGCGGAGTACGCCGAGCCCGACCTCGCGCAGAACCCCTGCTACCAGTACGCCGCGGCGCGCCACGCCCTCTACCGGAAGGGCCGGACGACCGAGCTGCTGGTGACCTACGAGCCGGCGCTGCGCTCCACCGCCGAGTGGTGGAAGCAGCTGTTCGGCGAGTCGGAAGGGAAGGACGGCAAGGGCATCTTCCCGGCCTCGGTGGAGTTCACCACCGATCTGCACTCGATGGGCCAGTACATCCAGGACGGCCTGCGGAACCTGTTCGAGACGGTGGTGCAGGTGGAGCGGCCGCGGGCCGACATCGCCATCTCCGGCGGCGACGCGGGCGACGGGCTGGGGTTCCTGGAGGGGCAGACCCTGGACCACGTCAACCGCATGGCCCTCGCCGGCACGCTGCTGGCCCACACCGACGGCGGCGTGCCCAACCTGCTGCTCACCCTGCCGGAGCTGACGCCCTACCACTACGGCCAGATGATCTACTTCTTCGAGAAGGCCTGCGCCATCAGCGGCTACCTCCTGGGGGTGAACCCCTTCGACCAGCCCGGCGTGGAGGCCTACAAGCAGAACATGTACGCCCTTCTGGGCAAGCCTGGGTTCGAGGCGCGCCGGGCGGAGCTGGAGCGGCGTCTCAACGGGTAGAGGAGGCTTGCCTGTGGACCTGGGCGGGTACGTGGAGGCGGCGGGCCAGCGGTTCGGCGAGTTCGGCGGCTTCGCGCCGGCGGCGCCGGAGGCCCTGCCGCCGATGCTGGCGCAGTGGGCCGGGGTCGTGCTGGACCGGGAGGAGCCCGGCCTGCTGACGCGCGTGGCCGTCGTGCCGCTGGGGGCGGGTTCGCTGCTGCCGGCCCTGCGGGACGAGCTGGCCGCGAGCCTGGCCGCCTCCGCCCGCGCCAGGGGATGGGAGACGCTGGGCCTCCTCCTGCTGGTCTCGGAGTCGG contains the following coding sequences:
- a CDS encoding glucose-6-phosphate isomerase; amino-acid sequence: MNPSLRFDVSRAAAFVAPHEIEYQAAAVRAAHDLLHGRRGPGAEFTGWLDLPERYDREEFRRIQEAAARIRSDSDALVVIGIGGSYLGARATVEALGHAFHNLLPKDRRPGPQIFFAGKDLSPVYLTHLFEVLEGKEVSVNVVSKSGTTTEPAIAFRIFREYLERRYGKEGARRRIYATTDRRRGILKQVADAEGYESFVIPDEVGGRYSVLTAVGLLPIAAAGIDIAQLMAGAASAMAEYAEPDLAQNPCYQYAAARHALYRKGRTTELLVTYEPALRSTAEWWKQLFGESEGKDGKGIFPASVEFTTDLHSMGQYIQDGLRNLFETVVQVERPRADIAISGGDAGDGLGFLEGQTLDHVNRMALAGTLLAHTDGGVPNLLLTLPELTPYHYGQMIYFFEKACAISGYLLGVNPFDQPGVEAYKQNMYALLGKPGFEARRAELERRLNG